A portion of the Ricinus communis isolate WT05 ecotype wild-type chromosome 10, ASM1957865v1, whole genome shotgun sequence genome contains these proteins:
- the LOC8279567 gene encoding uncharacterized protein LOC8279567 codes for MSAVYSTRICRAKKRIYLDPYYILVLHCYRVMALQEEGWPLGLRPVTARVGLVRNRDFSGSISFSTLLTGSPPPSSTTDSSSDLDTESTGSFFHDKSITLGSLIGVSSILELSRRSTRRRTAENIRDQKSNCKPKPWLFSLCSRLSTDAADTNHSTPSLGHFLEEERRTAASNINRRDGLILYGPNDFSPVVLPNSHLNSLFVGDHVAPQSSASNGLRRSNTELLEHGNGNGAPLLFSCLCAQLGER; via the exons ATGTCTGCAGTCTATTCAACCAGAATTTGCAGAGCCAAGAAACG TATCTATCTGGATCCCTATTACATATTGGTCCTACACTGCTACAGGGTCATGGCTCTGCAG GAAGAAGGGTGGCCTCTTGGGCTAAGACCAGTGACTGCAAGGGTTGGTTTGGTGAGAAATCGTGACTTCAGTGGATCAATATCATTTAGTACTTTGCTTACTGGTTCTCCTCCTCCTAGCTCCACCACTGATTCTTCCTCAGATCTTGATACAGAg TCTACTGGATCTTTCTTCCATGACAAGAGCATTACACTTGGGAGCCTCATTGGAGTTTCTAGCATTTTAGAACTCTCAAGAAGATCAACTAGGAGAAGAACAGCAGAAAACATAAGAGACCAGAAAAGTAATTGCAAACCAAAACCTTGGCTGTTCTCATTATGCTCAAGGCTAAGCACTGATGCTGCTGACACTAACCACAGTACTCCTTCTCTCGGTCATtttcttgaagaagaaagaagaacaGCGGCGAGCAACATTAATAGAAGGGATGGTCTAATTCTATATGGACCTAATGATTTCTCCCCAGTAGTTTTGCCCAATTCACATCTGAATTCCCTCTTTGTCGGTGACCATGTTGCTCCCCAATCAAGTGCTTCAAATGGGTTGAGAAGATCCAACACAGAGTTGTTAGAACATGGCAATGGGAATGGAGCTCCATTACTGTTTTCATGTTTGTGTGCACAACTCGGTGAACGATGA
- the LOC8279565 gene encoding zinc transporter 5 — MLQLVNCILSIYKQRHFFHHSHSLSFTYKIFLNFSFSSCTNMIKFTLFLFCLLILLPVIVRGECTCDAEEEEGDRNKSEALKYKLGAIAAILVASAIGVCLPLLSKFIPALSPEKNVFFMIKSFAAGVILSTGFIHILPDAFESLTSPCLDENPWGKFPFTGFIAMVSAIGTLMVDTYATSYFNKSNLRKAQSAVTGDEEKSVDNGGAHEHMHVHTHATHGHSHGRVTVQDSVPSDLLRHRVISQVLELGIVVHSVIIGISLGASESPKTIRPLVAALTFHQFFEGMGLGGCISQANFKTRAVTTMVLFFALTTPAGIAIGIGISNVYNENSPTALIVEGVFNSASAGILIYMALVDLLAADFMNPKVQASAKLQFGVNVSLLLGAGCMALLAKWA, encoded by the exons ATGCTGCAATTAGTCAATTGCATACTCTCTATATATAAACAGAGACATTTTTTTCATCATTCtcactctctttcttttacctataaaattttcttaaatttttctttttcctcttgcACAAACATGATCAAGTTCACACTATTTCTCTTTTGCCTTCTTATTCTGCTGCCAGTGATTGTTCGCGGAGAGTGCACTTGTGATGctgaggaagaagaaggagaccGCAACAAATCTGAAGCTCTTAAATATAAACTCGGAGCTATAGCTGCGATCCTTGTCGCTAGTGCAATAGGCGTTTGCCTCCCACTTCTGAGCAAATTTATCCCTGCTTTAAGTCCTGAGAAGAATGTCTTTTTCATGATCAAGTCCTTTGCTGCTGGTGTAATTCTATCTACTGGGTTCATACATATTCTGCCTGATGCGTTCGAGAGCCTGACGTCTCCTTGCCTCGATGAAAACCCTTGGGGAAAATTCCCATTTACTGGGTTCATAGCAATGGTGTCTGCAATTGGAACGCTGATGGTGGATACTTATGCAACTTCGTATTTTAACAAGTCTAATCTTAGAAAAGCACAGTCCGCTGTGACTGGCGATGAAGAGAAGTCCGTCGATAATGGAGGTGCTCATGAACATATGCATGTTCATACTCATGCCACTCATGGCCATTCTCATGGTAGAGTCACGGTTCAAGATTCTGTTCCGTCTGACCTGCTTCGACATCGAGTTATTTCACAG GTTTTGGAGTTGGGAATTGTGGTGCACTCTGTAATAATAGGAATATCATTAGGTGCGTCTGAAAGTCCAAAAACAATAAGGCCATTGGTTGCTGCATTGACCTTTCATCAGTTCTTTGAAGGCATGGGACTGGGTGGATGCATTTCTCAG GCAAATTTTAAGACAAGGGCAGTAACAACTATGGTACTATTTTTCGCCCTAACAACTCCAGCAGGCATAGCAATAGGTATAGGAATATCAAATGTGTACAATGAAAACAGCCCAACTGCTCTAATTGTTGAAGGAGTTTTTAACTCAGCATCAGCtggaattttaatatatatggcTCTTGTGGATCTTCTTGCTGCTGATTTTATGAACCCAAAAGTTCAAGCCAGTGCAAAGCTTCAATTTGGAGTTAatgtttctcttcttcttgGTGCTGGTTGTATGGCTCTCTTGGCCAAATGGGCTTAA